One genomic window of Struthio camelus isolate bStrCam1 chromosome 1, bStrCam1.hap1, whole genome shotgun sequence includes the following:
- the LOC138068417 gene encoding alpha-1-macroglobulin-like, whose protein sequence is MKRRPGHYNNERCTKEAVPCLPINLVDSLITPVSHVQCVPPIKLCKGVQGDHPQLSTIFLFFLQLEGNQLIERTELSTNHVLVYLEKLSNTTLNFSFTVERDIPVQGLKPAQVKVYDYYETDEFAVEEYNAPCTTAKAEQGNA, encoded by the exons ATGAAGAGGAGGCCTGGGCATTATAACAATGAGAGGTGCACCAAGGAGGCAGTTCCTTGCCTCCCAATCAACTTAGTTGATTCCCTCATTACCCCCGTGTCTCATGTACAGTGTGTCCCACCCATAAAGCTCTGCAAGGGGGTACAGGGAGACCACCCTCAACTCAGtaccatctttctcttctttcttcagctggaagGCAACCAACTTATTGAGCGCACAGAATTGAGTACCAACCATGTCCTAGTATATCTGGAGAAG ctgagcAACACGACCCTGAACTTCTCCTTCACGGTGGAGCGGGACATCCCTGTTCAGGGCCTAAAGCCAGCTCAAGTGAAGGTCTATGACTACTATGAGACAG ATGAGTTTGCTGTTGAGGAATACAATGCTCCCTGCACCACAG CCAAGGCTGAGCAAGGAAATGCCTGA